The proteins below come from a single Carnobacterium divergens DSM 20623 genomic window:
- a CDS encoding glutamate-5-semialdehyde dehydrogenase, translated as MSDLITMGKAAKKSATFLAQADTLLKNNALKQMSAALIAHDATIIKANEQDLNAAKNNGVTEVMLDRLKLDKNRIQAMAQGLLDVAELPDPIGHVSEMWKTDANLTIGKQQVPLGVIGIIYESRPNVTADAAALCFKSGNAVILRGGKEAIHSNSAIVLILQTAIEQAGFPKDAIQLITDTSRETARQLMQLNRYLDVLIPRGGATLIQTVLEHATVPIIETGTGNCHVYIDGSADLKMATDIIVNAKCSRPSVCNSAETLLIHRNVANTFLPVIEEALAPYQVELRADSSALAIFKTAVEATEEDWETEFLDFILAVKVVDSIDEAIKHINQYSTKHSESIVTSNYFNGQQFHREVDSAAVYINASTRFTDGFEFGFGAEIGISTQKLHARGPMGLNELTSSKYIIFGEGQIR; from the coding sequence ATGAGTGATTTAATAACGATGGGTAAAGCAGCCAAAAAATCTGCCACTTTTTTGGCCCAAGCAGATACGCTATTAAAAAATAATGCTTTAAAACAAATGAGTGCTGCTTTAATTGCTCATGATGCTACGATTATAAAAGCCAACGAACAAGACTTAAATGCTGCAAAAAATAATGGCGTTACTGAAGTCATGTTGGACCGCTTAAAACTTGATAAAAACCGTATTCAAGCAATGGCACAAGGACTTTTAGATGTCGCGGAATTACCGGATCCAATTGGCCATGTCAGTGAAATGTGGAAAACTGACGCTAATTTAACCATTGGCAAACAACAGGTTCCTTTGGGTGTTATTGGCATTATTTATGAATCTCGTCCAAATGTAACGGCTGATGCTGCAGCTCTTTGTTTTAAATCTGGAAATGCAGTCATTTTGCGTGGTGGAAAAGAAGCTATCCATTCTAATAGTGCAATTGTACTTATTTTACAAACAGCCATAGAACAAGCAGGCTTTCCAAAAGATGCGATTCAATTAATTACTGATACTTCAAGAGAAACTGCACGCCAATTGATGCAGTTAAATCGTTATTTAGATGTACTGATTCCTCGTGGAGGTGCCACATTAATTCAAACCGTTTTAGAGCATGCTACGGTTCCTATTATTGAAACAGGAACTGGAAATTGTCATGTCTACATTGATGGATCTGCCGATTTAAAAATGGCGACGGATATTATCGTAAATGCTAAATGTTCTCGTCCATCTGTCTGTAACTCTGCTGAAACCTTATTGATTCATAGAAATGTAGCAAATACCTTTCTCCCTGTTATTGAAGAAGCCTTAGCTCCTTATCAAGTAGAATTACGAGCAGATTCTTCAGCTTTGGCTATCTTCAAAACGGCTGTTGAGGCAACTGAAGAGGATTGGGAAACTGAATTTCTTGACTTCATTTTAGCTGTCAAAGTTGTGGATTCTATTGACGAAGCCATCAAACATATCAATCAATACAGTACAAAACATTCTGAATCGATTGTGACAAGTAATTATTTTAATGGTCAACAATTCCACCGTGAGGTTGATTCGGCGGCTGTTTACATTAATGCCTCCACTCGTTTTACCGATGGTTTTGAATTTGGTTTTGGGGCTGAAATTGGAATTAGCACGCAAAAACTTCATGCTCGAGGCCCAATGGGTTTAAATGAACTAACATCTTCAAAATACATTATCTTTGGCGAAGGTCAAATTCGATAA
- a CDS encoding sugar kinase: protein MKILAFGEVMMRLTPPQYKLIQQTDNVDLSFTGTGVNILSSLSHFGYETSMLTILPDNQVGRAAAGAIRSLGIKDEFVRYQGDHMGLYFLEMGFGNRPSEVTYLNRLASSFGESTLIDYDLATAVANSEVIHICGIALMLSEGTRQAAFKLAELAHQTGKKVCFDFNYRPSLNKHNSHEWVKQQFEAILPYCDIVIGGIRDLTELMDFKIPTELEGSIEQLAYVSQMFVKQYQLTYFAGTIRQKETTPSIRGFVTSNQEFALSQPMELQIYDRIGTGDAYAAGIITGMIEKWDNQKLVQFAINNAVLAHTTFGDSPLMRREQVEAFSQGNRGDVIR, encoded by the coding sequence ATGAAAATTTTAGCATTTGGCGAAGTGATGATGCGTTTGACGCCACCTCAGTATAAATTGATTCAACAAACAGATAATGTAGATCTAAGCTTTACCGGAACAGGAGTCAATATTTTGAGTAGCTTATCTCATTTTGGGTACGAGACATCAATGTTAACCATCTTACCAGACAATCAAGTAGGAAGAGCAGCAGCAGGCGCCATTCGAAGCCTAGGTATCAAAGATGAATTCGTTCGTTATCAAGGCGATCATATGGGACTTTATTTTTTAGAGATGGGCTTTGGCAATCGGCCTTCGGAAGTGACGTATTTAAATCGTTTAGCTAGCTCCTTTGGTGAAAGTACCCTTATCGATTATGATTTAGCAACAGCGGTCGCTAACAGTGAGGTGATCCATATTTGCGGTATTGCGTTAATGTTGTCAGAAGGGACTAGACAAGCAGCTTTTAAATTGGCTGAATTGGCACATCAGACGGGTAAAAAAGTTTGTTTTGATTTCAATTACCGGCCAAGTTTAAATAAACACAATAGTCACGAATGGGTAAAACAACAATTTGAGGCAATTCTACCCTATTGTGACATTGTGATTGGGGGTATAAGAGATTTAACAGAGTTGATGGATTTTAAAATTCCAACAGAACTGGAAGGTTCCATTGAACAGTTAGCCTATGTTAGCCAAATGTTTGTCAAGCAGTATCAATTAACGTACTTTGCAGGAACCATTCGTCAAAAAGAAACTACTCCATCCATTCGAGGTTTTGTAACAAGCAACCAAGAATTCGCCCTGAGCCAGCCAATGGAATTACAGATTTATGACCGTATCGGAACTGGGGATGCCTATGCTGCAGGGATTATTACAGGAATGATTGAGAAATGGGACAATCAAAAATTGGTTCAATTTGCAATCAATAATGCTGTTCTAGCTCATACGACCTTCGGGGATAGCCCTTTAATGAGAAGAGAGCAGGTAGAAGCGTTTAGTCAGGGAAACCGAGGGGACGTTATTCGGTAA
- the dagF gene encoding 2-dehydro-3-deoxy-phosphogluconate aldolase, which produces MKKTPNYLEDRICLNVLANSVENAMDCYKAADGHIVLGVLSKNYDSDEAAIADMERYQAATNNALSVGLGAGDPNQSQMVSRISGTLQPQHVNQVFTGVGTSRALLNQSETIVNGLISPTGKVGVVNIATGPLSSQTPAGEVTIETAIALLKDMGGSSIKFFPMKGLQHIEEYKAVAKACAEHDFYLEPTGGIDLENFEEIVQIAIDAGVKKVIPHVYSSIIDATTGDTRPEDVKTLLAMMKKTLA; this is translated from the coding sequence ATGAAAAAAACACCCAATTATTTAGAAGACCGTATTTGTTTAAATGTCTTAGCCAACTCTGTTGAAAACGCCATGGACTGTTATAAAGCAGCGGATGGGCATATCGTGCTAGGAGTTTTATCAAAAAATTATGACAGTGATGAGGCAGCAATTGCCGATATGGAACGCTACCAAGCTGCAACTAACAATGCCTTATCAGTTGGTTTAGGGGCAGGAGATCCGAATCAAAGTCAAATGGTGAGTCGCATCTCAGGAACCTTACAACCGCAACATGTAAATCAAGTATTCACAGGTGTTGGAACAAGTCGCGCTTTATTAAATCAATCAGAAACAATCGTCAACGGCCTGATTTCACCAACTGGAAAAGTAGGCGTAGTGAATATCGCGACAGGTCCACTAAGTAGTCAAACGCCTGCTGGAGAAGTGACAATTGAAACGGCAATTGCATTGTTAAAAGATATGGGAGGCAGTTCCATCAAATTTTTCCCAATGAAAGGCTTGCAACATATTGAAGAATACAAAGCTGTAGCCAAAGCATGCGCTGAACATGACTTTTATTTAGAGCCAACAGGTGGTATTGATCTTGAAAACTTTGAAGAAATTGTTCAAATCGCTATTGATGCAGGCGTAAAAAAAGTTATTCCTCATGTCTATAGTTCAATTATTGATGCTACAACAGGTGATACACGCCCCGAAGACGTGAAGACTTTACTTGCAATGATGAAAAAAACACTCGCGTAA
- a CDS encoding sodium-independent anion transporter, producing MAKLANISITQEENVFVVRGPLFFASTHEFLHYFESRDYDNETLIINLSDSHILDHSGIEALKTLIINTKKQNRKIVIIGLEIHNPELRNEMDLLLSE from the coding sequence ATGGCAAAATTAGCTAACATTTCTATCACTCAAGAGGAGAATGTATTTGTAGTAAGGGGACCTTTATTTTTTGCTTCTACACATGAGTTTCTTCACTATTTTGAATCTCGTGATTACGATAACGAGACACTTATAATAAATTTATCTGACTCACATATATTGGATCATTCTGGAATTGAAGCACTAAAGACCTTGATTATCAATACAAAAAAACAAAACAGAAAAATAGTCATTATTGGTTTAGAAATTCATAACCCTGAATTGCGTAATGAGATGGACTTACTTTTATCGGAATAA
- a CDS encoding YcjF family protein: MKKIFKKKRIDEDKLVEKEPKEENQVLEQSDKEFDSFFSEVIKKMPSKTGKVILKSYESSKLRAEKILENSKSQLDGQFDVFLKDVDSQTRKKCHTIIHAASLTAAIIGCSPIPFSDAFLLVPVQLTMMARLHKLFGQSWSESLGKSLSKELIIVGLGRSTVGNIVKLVPGVGTVTGAAINATVASTITEALGWVTVKMLNDGQDIFEEAMSFKGQYTMLFKALRKSTK; encoded by the coding sequence ATGAAAAAAATTTTTAAGAAAAAAAGGATAGATGAAGATAAATTAGTAGAAAAAGAGCCTAAAGAAGAGAATCAAGTTTTAGAACAGAGTGACAAAGAATTTGACTCTTTTTTTTCAGAAGTAATAAAAAAAATGCCTTCTAAAACAGGAAAAGTCATTCTTAAAAGTTATGAAAGCTCAAAATTACGGGCTGAAAAAATACTTGAAAATAGTAAGAGTCAATTAGACGGACAGTTTGATGTGTTTCTAAAAGATGTCGATAGCCAAACAAGGAAAAAATGCCATACAATCATTCATGCAGCTTCCTTAACAGCAGCTATTATTGGCTGTTCTCCCATTCCTTTTTCAGACGCTTTTTTACTAGTCCCAGTGCAACTTACCATGATGGCTCGTCTGCATAAGTTATTTGGTCAATCATGGTCGGAAAGTTTAGGGAAAAGCTTATCAAAAGAATTGATAATTGTTGGGTTAGGAAGAAGTACCGTTGGAAATATAGTTAAGTTAGTTCCAGGGGTAGGAACTGTGACAGGTGCAGCAATCAACGCTACGGTTGCGAGTACGATAACGGAAGCGCTAGGTTGGGTTACGGTAAAAATGTTAAATGATGGACAAGATATATTTGAAGAAGCTATGAGTTTTAAAGGGCAGTATACAATGTTATTTAAAGCTCTTCGAAAGTCAACTAAGTAG